The following proteins are encoded in a genomic region of Natrinema sp. DC36:
- a CDS encoding DUF5518 domain-containing protein, translating into MAALFAPSAPSAGSGQLVGGFVAGFLHNGTRRDALKAGGYAGGLPILVLGPVALILRIGTQSAALPLGSIALQYVFGFLLVYPFMIGMGSLFGGIGAFGGQWLSRKRS; encoded by the coding sequence ATGGCTGCATTGTTTGCCCCATCTGCTCCATCGGCTGGATCTGGCCAACTCGTCGGAGGATTCGTTGCTGGCTTCCTTCATAACGGGACACGGCGAGACGCTTTGAAAGCCGGTGGGTATGCCGGCGGACTACCGATTCTCGTTCTAGGCCCAGTGGCCCTTATTCTTCGCATCGGTACTCAATCGGCTGCTCTCCCGCTAGGGTCTATCGCTCTCCAATACGTATTCGGGTTCCTACTAGTATATCCATTTATGATCGGTATGGGTTCGCTCTTCGGCGGTATAGGGGCCTTTGGTGGACAGTGGCTATCGAGGAAACGCTCGTGA
- a CDS encoding long-chain fatty acid--CoA ligase: MTNLVTNVADAVGEHGDNTAIGFQGSETSYEEFWGQTGAFATALEERGIGADDRVALYLPNLPQFVISFHGTLRAGGVVVPMNPQYKAREIGHLLEDSEAKVVVALADLVPFVTEVQDETDVEHVVSVGGDAEGATAFGEFLEPGDPAIADRDDDDDAVQPYTSGTTGQPKGVQLTHGNLASNANAAAELIPDGIRPDDKGLGVLPLFHIYGMTVTMNAALFNGAAYYPMASWDAQEAISLIEDEELTIMHGVPAMYNDVINQPDAESFDMSSLRLCGVGGSGIPVEVLRQFEELYEPKIYEGYGLTETSPITHFNSPIDGRRVGSVGKTVPGVDSKVVDEDFNEVSPVEEGPIDEEEADLREITGEIVIAGPNVMKGYYGLPEANEEAFTEEGGRRWFHTGDIGYEDEDGFFYVVDREKHMIVTGGYNVYPREVEELLFEHPDVADAAVAGIPDERRGETVKAFIVRTPDGDVTEEEIKEYCLTNMAEYKHPREVEFVQELPRTTTGKVQKFKLREEKGGGE; this comes from the coding sequence ATGACAAATCTTGTCACTAACGTCGCGGACGCCGTCGGGGAACACGGCGACAACACCGCGATCGGTTTTCAGGGGTCCGAGACGAGCTACGAGGAGTTCTGGGGGCAAACGGGTGCGTTCGCGACCGCGCTCGAGGAGCGCGGAATAGGCGCAGACGACCGCGTCGCACTCTATCTCCCTAACTTACCGCAGTTCGTGATCTCGTTCCACGGTACGCTTCGCGCCGGCGGGGTCGTCGTTCCGATGAACCCGCAGTACAAGGCCCGCGAGATCGGCCACCTGCTCGAGGACAGCGAGGCCAAGGTGGTCGTCGCGCTGGCCGACCTCGTCCCGTTCGTGACGGAAGTACAGGACGAAACGGACGTCGAACACGTCGTCAGCGTCGGCGGCGACGCCGAGGGCGCCACTGCGTTCGGGGAGTTCCTCGAGCCCGGCGACCCGGCCATCGCCGACCGCGATGACGACGACGACGCGGTCCAGCCCTACACCTCGGGGACGACCGGCCAGCCGAAGGGGGTCCAGCTCACCCACGGAAACCTCGCATCGAACGCGAACGCGGCGGCGGAGCTCATCCCCGATGGCATTCGCCCCGACGACAAGGGACTCGGTGTCCTCCCGCTGTTCCACATCTACGGGATGACAGTGACGATGAACGCGGCGCTGTTCAACGGCGCTGCGTACTATCCGATGGCCTCGTGGGACGCACAGGAGGCGATCTCGCTCATCGAGGACGAGGAGTTGACCATCATGCACGGTGTGCCGGCGATGTACAACGACGTGATCAACCAGCCCGACGCCGAGTCGTTCGACATGTCGTCGCTGCGGCTCTGCGGCGTCGGCGGCTCCGGGATCCCGGTCGAGGTCCTCCGACAGTTCGAGGAGCTCTACGAGCCGAAGATCTACGAGGGATACGGCCTGACCGAGACCAGCCCGATCACCCACTTCAACAGCCCGATCGACGGCCGTCGCGTCGGCAGCGTGGGCAAGACCGTCCCCGGCGTCGACTCGAAGGTCGTCGACGAGGACTTCAACGAGGTTTCCCCGGTCGAGGAGGGGCCGATCGACGAAGAGGAGGCCGACCTCCGGGAGATCACCGGCGAGATCGTCATCGCCGGGCCGAACGTGATGAAGGGCTACTACGGCTTGCCCGAGGCCAACGAGGAGGCCTTCACCGAGGAGGGCGGCCGGCGCTGGTTCCACACCGGCGACATCGGCTACGAGGACGAGGACGGCTTCTTCTACGTCGTCGACCGCGAGAAGCACATGATCGTCACGGGCGGCTACAACGTCTACCCGCGTGAAGTCGAAGAGCTCCTCTTCGAGCACCCCGACGTGGCCGACGCCGCCGTCGCCGGAATTCCCGACGAACGCCGCGGCGAGACCGTGAAGGCCTTCATCGTCCGCACGCCGGACGGCGACGTGACCGAAGAGGAGATCAAGGAGTACTGTCTGACCAACATGGCGGAGTACAAGCACCCGCGTGAGGTCGAGTTCGTCCAAGAACTGCCGCGGACGACCACCGGAAAGGTCCAAAAATTTAAGCTCCGTGAAGAGAAAGGAGGTGGCGAATAA
- a CDS encoding enoyl-CoA hydratase-related protein: MALGDAVLLEIEDDGPATITLNQPDRRNALSDEISDGLLEALEEIQDSDARCVVIEGAGGSFSAGGDIQRMTDALEDDMPADDRVRSLERSTNDMMTTLVDYPIPTIAAIDGAAVGAGANLAIACDVQLASDRAAFGFVFRQVGLSVDAGTSYLLPRIVGENVAKELVLTGDIFGADRAKDLRLVNHVYDTEEFDDQVDAFVEKVVSGPPIALRHANRLVGEGLGKSLDQALTDEAVAQGIVFDTEDHAEGVNAFLEDREPEYDGQ, translated from the coding sequence ATGGCACTCGGCGATGCAGTCCTCCTCGAGATCGAGGACGACGGACCCGCGACGATCACGCTCAACCAGCCTGATCGGCGCAACGCCCTTTCCGACGAGATCAGCGACGGCCTCCTCGAGGCCCTCGAGGAGATTCAGGACAGCGACGCCCGCTGCGTCGTCATCGAGGGCGCTGGCGGTTCGTTCTCCGCCGGCGGCGACATCCAGCGGATGACCGACGCCCTCGAGGACGACATGCCGGCCGATGATCGGGTGCGCAGCCTCGAGCGCTCGACGAACGATATGATGACCACGCTGGTCGACTATCCGATCCCGACGATCGCGGCGATCGACGGGGCCGCCGTCGGGGCGGGCGCGAACCTCGCGATCGCTTGCGACGTGCAACTGGCCAGCGACCGGGCCGCCTTCGGCTTCGTCTTCCGGCAGGTCGGGCTGAGCGTCGACGCCGGCACCTCCTACCTGCTGCCCCGCATCGTCGGCGAGAACGTCGCCAAGGAACTGGTCCTGACCGGCGACATCTTCGGCGCTGACCGCGCGAAGGATCTCCGCCTCGTCAATCACGTCTACGACACCGAGGAGTTCGACGACCAGGTCGACGCGTTCGTCGAGAAGGTCGTTTCCGGGCCGCCGATCGCTCTCCGACACGCGAACCGACTGGTCGGCGAAGGCCTCGGGAAATCGCTCGACCAGGCCCTGACCGACGAAGCCGTCGCACAGGGGATCGTCTTCGACACGGAGGACCACGCGGAGGGCGTCAACGCCTTCCTCGAGGATCGCGAGCCCGAATACGACGGGCAGTAG
- a CDS encoding PAS domain S-box protein: MCTRDESPHGSVSMGSICVLYVDNGQTDAAMTAFHERADIAIETLTVTTASEALDRLAETAIDCVVSEYDLPDMDGLALLDAVRARDEELPFILFTGVGSEAIASEAISAGVTDYVRKDDSADGRAAIAERVMNAVETTRSRPQQQQRQLRAIETAREGISLLDADGRFVYVNRAYADLYGYEPADLIGEHWDRLYPDDETEHVRDVIIPTVNAEGDWCGETTGLRADGSTFVEAHSLSTTGDGDLICTVQDVTDKKERERDLERYETIIGALGDPVYTVDSAGRYAFVNDAYAEMTGYEKDEIVGQHVSFLLDEPSVERGTDCVRSLLSDETAERKRTYEITVETSDGEPIRCEDHLSLLPLEDGRYRGVAGVVRDITERTARERELERDETILETIPDEVYALDDEGYVTKVVPPINAEVTTTGYRPEELVGEHVSIIMGDEDIATAEAEIRALIQSDGREHASFEMETITADGERVPNENHIALLPRNEDGRIQGTVGVLRDITERKARERELKAQNERLDRFAGIVSHDLRNPLNIAQGRLEMARETCDCAVDDLEAVAWAHDRMSVLIENILTVARERDPSLDVESVDLAALAEDCWNHVETANAALRIETDAVVRADRARLAQLLENLIRNAVEHGGQRVTITVDDLGEAAGSGFSIVDDGLGIPADERDRVFESGYSSAEGGTGFGLSIVDRIAEAHGWTVTVTDGDDGGTRFELTGVERADRRRADGDGE, from the coding sequence ATGTGCACTCGAGACGAGTCCCCCCACGGGAGCGTCTCGATGGGGTCGATCTGCGTCCTGTACGTGGACAACGGGCAGACGGATGCAGCGATGACCGCGTTCCACGAGCGGGCGGACATCGCCATCGAAACGCTCACTGTGACCACCGCGAGCGAGGCCCTCGACCGCCTGGCTGAGACGGCGATCGACTGCGTCGTCTCGGAGTACGACCTGCCCGATATGGACGGCCTCGCGTTACTGGATGCCGTTCGGGCGCGGGACGAGGAGCTGCCGTTTATTCTGTTTACGGGGGTGGGCTCGGAGGCGATCGCCAGCGAGGCGATTTCGGCCGGGGTCACGGACTACGTCCGGAAAGACGACTCGGCGGACGGCCGCGCTGCCATCGCCGAGCGGGTTATGAACGCCGTCGAGACGACGCGAAGCCGCCCGCAACAACAACAACGCCAGCTCCGCGCCATCGAAACCGCACGGGAAGGTATTAGCCTGCTCGACGCCGACGGCCGATTCGTCTACGTCAATCGGGCGTACGCTGATCTCTACGGCTACGAGCCCGCCGACCTGATCGGCGAGCACTGGGACCGATTGTATCCGGACGACGAGACCGAGCACGTCCGCGACGTGATCATCCCGACGGTGAATGCCGAGGGCGACTGGTGCGGCGAGACGACGGGCCTCCGGGCGGACGGCAGCACCTTCGTCGAAGCCCACTCGCTGTCGACGACCGGCGACGGCGATCTGATCTGTACGGTCCAGGACGTAACGGACAAAAAGGAACGCGAGCGCGATCTCGAGCGCTACGAGACGATTATCGGCGCTCTCGGCGATCCCGTCTACACGGTCGATTCCGCGGGCCGGTACGCGTTCGTCAACGACGCCTACGCCGAAATGACCGGCTACGAGAAGGACGAAATCGTCGGCCAACACGTCTCGTTCCTGCTCGATGAGCCGTCCGTCGAACGCGGCACCGACTGCGTCCGATCGCTGCTCTCCGATGAGACGGCTGAACGCAAGCGCACCTACGAGATCACCGTCGAAACGAGCGACGGCGAACCGATCCGATGCGAGGATCACCTCTCTCTACTGCCCCTCGAGGACGGCCGGTACCGCGGCGTCGCCGGCGTTGTTCGTGATATCACCGAGCGCACGGCCCGCGAACGGGAACTCGAGCGCGACGAGACGATCCTCGAGACGATCCCCGACGAGGTGTACGCGCTCGACGACGAGGGGTACGTCACAAAGGTCGTCCCGCCGATCAACGCCGAGGTGACGACGACGGGGTACCGGCCCGAGGAACTGGTCGGCGAACACGTCTCGATCATCATGGGCGACGAGGATATCGCCACCGCCGAGGCGGAGATTCGTGCACTGATACAGTCGGACGGCCGCGAACACGCTTCGTTCGAAATGGAGACGATCACGGCGGACGGCGAACGCGTGCCCAACGAAAACCATATCGCACTTCTCCCACGGAACGAGGACGGCCGCATCCAGGGAACCGTCGGCGTCTTGCGCGATATAACCGAGCGCAAAGCGCGCGAGCGCGAACTGAAAGCGCAGAACGAACGACTCGATCGCTTCGCCGGCATCGTCTCCCACGATCTCCGGAACCCACTGAACATCGCGCAGGGGCGACTCGAGATGGCCCGCGAGACCTGTGACTGCGCCGTCGATGACCTCGAGGCCGTCGCGTGGGCGCACGACCGGATGTCGGTCCTGATCGAGAACATCTTGACGGTCGCACGGGAACGCGATCCGTCGCTGGACGTCGAATCGGTCGACCTCGCGGCGCTCGCCGAGGACTGCTGGAACCACGTCGAGACGGCCAACGCCGCGTTACGAATCGAGACGGACGCCGTCGTTCGCGCCGACCGGGCTCGACTCGCACAACTCCTGGAGAATCTGATCCGCAATGCGGTCGAACACGGCGGCCAGCGCGTCACGATCACCGTCGACGACCTCGGAGAAGCGGCTGGCAGCGGCTTCTCCATCGTGGACGACGGCCTCGGTATCCCGGCGGACGAACGCGACCGTGTCTTCGAGAGCGGCTACTCGAGCGCCGAGGGTGGGACCGGCTTCGGACTCTCGATCGTCGACCGGATCGCCGAGGCCCACGGCTGGACCGTGACCGTCACGGACGGGGACGACGGCGGGACGCGGTTCGAACTGACCGGCGTCGAGCGGGCGGATCGGCGACGAGCCGACGGCGACGGAGAGTAA
- a CDS encoding universal stress protein produces the protein MYQDILVPTDGSDGTRRSLTHGLAIAERFDATIHALSIVPEGPLGTLQTDEAIPAAERAVERIEAEATREGVDVVTAVEQGVPHEEILAYADDHGIDMIVMGTQGRTGLDRVLVGSVTERIVRMADVPVVTVRLNDEIRIEDTDEAAEIARKTAKQEGYDEVSLSEGPHRTSASWIVPLETESGPVHVHVDAVTSEARVAKGTDTE, from the coding sequence ATGTACCAGGACATCCTCGTTCCGACGGACGGGAGCGACGGAACCCGTCGGTCGCTCACGCACGGACTGGCGATCGCGGAGCGATTCGACGCGACGATTCACGCGCTGTCGATCGTCCCCGAGGGGCCGCTGGGGACGCTCCAGACCGACGAAGCGATCCCCGCCGCGGAGCGGGCGGTCGAGCGGATCGAGGCCGAAGCGACGCGGGAGGGCGTCGACGTCGTGACGGCAGTCGAGCAGGGTGTCCCCCACGAGGAGATCCTCGCGTACGCCGACGATCACGGAATCGACATGATCGTCATGGGAACGCAGGGCCGGACCGGACTCGATCGGGTGCTCGTCGGCAGCGTCACCGAACGGATCGTCCGAATGGCCGACGTCCCGGTCGTCACCGTCCGCCTAAACGACGAGATACGGATCGAAGACACTGACGAAGCCGCAGAGATCGCCCGAAAAACCGCCAAACAGGAGGGGTACGACGAGGTCAGCCTCTCGGAGGGTCCCCACCGAACCAGCGCCTCCTGGATCGTCCCCCTCGAGACCGAGTCGGGACCGGTCCACGTCCACGTTGACGCCGTGACGAGCGAGGCCCGGGTCGCCAAGGGAACCGACACCGAGTAG
- a CDS encoding DUF5785 family protein produces MSSNWPVDPDGEEGSEGMRKFDMRIIADKVDEEEDFPMDRDEFVAEYGEYPIRINYETVVPMSEIFEYVEPAEFETMVDMHKAIGAAMRAGGFWKYHPQGKNPEKKPA; encoded by the coding sequence ATGAGCAGCAACTGGCCGGTCGATCCCGACGGCGAGGAGGGCAGCGAGGGGATGCGCAAGTTCGACATGCGGATCATCGCGGACAAGGTCGACGAGGAGGAGGACTTCCCGATGGACCGCGACGAGTTCGTCGCTGAGTACGGAGAGTATCCGATCCGGATCAACTACGAGACCGTCGTTCCGATGAGCGAAATCTTCGAGTACGTCGAACCCGCGGAGTTCGAGACGATGGTCGATATGCACAAGGCTATCGGCGCGGCGATGCGCGCCGGTGGCTTCTGGAAGTACCACCCGCAGGGCAAAAACCCCGAGAAGAAGCCCGCCTGA
- a CDS encoding CBS domain-containing protein — protein MESELSVREVLTTDYVGVSESDTVLDVVPLMRDERTSCALVVRGSEPVGIVTEWDVLGLVADERDPATTTVDEAMTTPVITVGPDRSLTDVATTMARQNIRNVIVENDDGIVGLVTQRDVIAAASSFQATMTPTRSSEPSIDRGRELADPVAARASAAGDTRVLPNGGDEYTTQGICEACGSLADALWDANGQLVCADCRSV, from the coding sequence ATGGAATCGGAACTGTCAGTTAGAGAAGTCCTGACGACCGACTACGTCGGAGTCAGCGAGTCAGACACCGTTCTCGACGTCGTCCCCCTCATGCGAGACGAACGGACGAGCTGTGCGCTGGTCGTTCGCGGTTCGGAGCCGGTCGGTATCGTCACCGAGTGGGACGTGCTCGGCCTCGTCGCCGACGAGCGCGATCCCGCAACAACGACCGTCGACGAGGCGATGACGACCCCGGTCATCACGGTCGGCCCCGACCGGTCGCTCACCGACGTCGCCACGACGATGGCTCGCCAGAACATTCGCAACGTCATCGTCGAAAACGACGACGGGATCGTCGGCCTGGTCACCCAGCGCGACGTCATCGCCGCCGCGAGTTCGTTCCAGGCGACGATGACCCCCACCCGCTCGAGCGAGCCGTCGATCGATCGGGGTCGCGAACTCGCGGATCCCGTAGCCGCCCGCGCGAGCGCGGCGGGCGACACCAGAGTGCTCCCCAACGGCGGCGACGAGTACACCACCCAGGGTATTTGCGAGGCCTGCGGCTCGCTCGCGGACGCGCTGTGGGACGCCAACGGCCAACTCGTCTGTGCGGACTGCCGGTCGGTGTGA
- a CDS encoding GTP cyclohydrolase III, with product MTNTQVTLVQIDNYGPWTVTPEPRREADLQTMQSRLFADISQFVGNRGGYTFFTRFDNMIAVTNGCSLEDHALLQESVGNRYPVSLSLGVATGTSPVQALSDATERLQDAGSAQDKNRRECLEGRVIEDGYRTDGDVQIAHFDVINATGNYTDELNAFDTFIEIEQGYAELMRHMRYAHDSLSFFVGGDNVIVVCPDLERADYEEAAAHVAEAVDVEMQVGVGRGKSAHEAGYDAKHALETCRADGTRVELEWETA from the coding sequence GTGACTAACACGCAGGTGACGCTCGTTCAGATCGACAACTACGGGCCGTGGACCGTGACGCCGGAGCCCCGACGGGAGGCGGATCTCCAGACGATGCAGTCCCGACTGTTCGCAGATATCTCCCAGTTCGTCGGCAACCGCGGCGGCTACACCTTCTTCACTCGCTTCGACAACATGATCGCCGTCACGAACGGCTGTTCGCTCGAGGATCACGCCCTCCTGCAGGAATCGGTCGGTAACCGATACCCCGTGAGCCTCAGCCTCGGCGTCGCGACCGGGACGAGCCCCGTGCAGGCCCTTTCGGACGCGACCGAACGCCTGCAGGACGCCGGTAGCGCACAGGACAAGAATCGCCGCGAGTGTCTCGAGGGCCGCGTGATCGAGGACGGCTACCGGACCGACGGGGACGTCCAGATCGCACACTTCGACGTGATCAACGCGACCGGCAACTACACCGACGAACTCAACGCCTTCGACACGTTCATCGAGATCGAACAGGGCTACGCGGAACTCATGCGGCACATGCGCTACGCCCACGACAGCCTCTCCTTTTTCGTCGGCGGCGACAACGTCATCGTCGTCTGTCCCGACCTCGAGCGGGCCGACTACGAGGAGGCGGCCGCTCACGTCGCCGAGGCCGTCGACGTCGAGATGCAGGTCGGCGTCGGTCGCGGGAAGAGCGCCCACGAGGCGGGTTACGACGCGAAACACGCGCTCGAGACCTGCCGGGCCGACGGAACCAGAGTCGAACTCGAGTGGGAGACGGCCTGA
- a CDS encoding GNAT family N-acetyltransferase codes for MPPNDPQPTIELASRDDLEPLADLWVRLARDQRRYESAVRADANRETMRETLGAYQVADGLLVARLEGDIVGFASVSIERGTLELDSNRGMLSNIYVEPAYRGRGIGTALLEAAEESVAERGADELLLEVMADNEAARRFYRREGYDEFRVTMSRSLEDRGENDTHSKEDG; via the coding sequence ATGCCCCCGAACGACCCGCAGCCGACGATTGAACTCGCCTCCCGCGACGACCTCGAGCCGCTCGCGGACCTGTGGGTCCGACTCGCCCGCGATCAGCGCCGGTACGAGTCGGCCGTCCGCGCCGACGCGAACCGCGAGACGATGCGCGAGACGCTCGGTGCCTACCAGGTCGCCGACGGGCTGCTCGTCGCCCGCCTCGAGGGCGACATCGTCGGCTTCGCGTCGGTCTCGATCGAACGCGGTACCCTCGAACTCGACAGCAATCGCGGGATGCTCTCGAACATCTACGTCGAACCGGCCTATCGCGGTCGCGGAATCGGCACCGCACTGCTCGAGGCGGCCGAGGAGTCGGTCGCCGAGCGGGGAGCCGACGAACTGCTACTCGAGGTGATGGCGGACAACGAGGCAGCTCGCCGCTTTTACCGTCGCGAGGGATACGACGAGTTTCGGGTCACGATGTCACGCTCGCTCGAGGACCGGGGCGAAAACGATACACATTCAAAGGAGGACGGCTAA
- a CDS encoding universal stress protein — MISIGHYLYIYSIITNVQALPIHMISESPICMVPIRYPLTGTSIRTLEHANDLVKSEDISEVYVLHINIFQNGENYNRYEISRAISPFFEDCNPTVVTRNGFLVEKLIATEAIDIGADIIVIGENKNPTWKRVLSRIFGNNPDVGSYLREQTPAKVTVVN; from the coding sequence ATGATTTCCATTGGCCACTATCTATATATCTATTCCATCATCACAAACGTCCAAGCACTCCCAATTCACATGATATCAGAAAGTCCAATATGTATGGTCCCAATTAGATACCCGCTTACAGGTACAAGTATCCGTACACTTGAACATGCGAATGATCTTGTTAAGTCAGAGGATATAAGTGAGGTTTATGTTCTCCACATAAACATATTCCAGAACGGTGAAAATTACAACCGCTATGAGATAAGCCGCGCTATTAGCCCCTTCTTTGAGGATTGCAATCCCACTGTGGTCACCCGAAACGGATTTCTTGTTGAAAAATTAATCGCAACTGAAGCAATAGATATCGGGGCAGACATTATTGTGATCGGGGAGAATAAAAATCCGACATGGAAGCGGGTTTTGAGTAGAATTTTTGGCAACAATCCAGATGTAGGATCCTATCTCAGAGAGCAGACCCCTGCCAAGGTTACGGTTGTCAATTGA
- the pgk gene encoding phosphoglycerate kinase has translation MIATLDDLDVEGTTVGVRVDVNSPIGDDGTLADDARLRAHVDTLSELLERDGRVAVLAHQGRPGSDDFVSLESHADRLSELLGHPVDYVDATFTDAAREAVRDLSNGDCLVLENTRFYSEEYMEFEPERAARTHLVEGLESVLDAYVNDAFAAAHRSQPSLVGLPTILPSYAGRVMESELDVLGSIEETPEPRVYVLGGAKVPDSIDVAWSVLEKGLADHVLTAGVVGNVFLIADGVDLGDASSDFIYDQGYWDEIDRAADLLDAYGDRIALPRDVAVARNDERHELGVNALPPGDGESAMDIGESTLDYYRRILADAETVILNGPAGVFEDERFQSGTRQLYDAATDSPMSIVGGGDTASALRKLGVDGFSHVSTGGGAALRMLTAESLPAVTALENAPERPAADD, from the coding sequence ATGATCGCGACCCTCGACGACCTGGACGTCGAAGGGACTACCGTCGGTGTTCGCGTCGACGTCAATAGTCCGATCGGCGATGATGGCACGCTCGCAGACGACGCCCGACTGCGCGCTCACGTCGATACCCTCTCGGAACTCTTAGAGCGCGACGGGCGGGTCGCCGTCCTCGCCCATCAGGGTCGGCCCGGCAGCGACGATTTCGTCTCCCTCGAATCTCACGCCGACCGCCTCTCGGAACTGCTCGGCCACCCCGTCGACTACGTTGACGCGACCTTCACCGACGCCGCCCGCGAGGCCGTCAGGGACCTCTCGAACGGCGACTGCCTCGTCCTCGAGAACACCCGCTTTTACAGCGAGGAGTACATGGAGTTCGAGCCCGAACGGGCCGCCCGAACGCACCTCGTCGAAGGGCTCGAATCGGTGCTGGACGCCTACGTCAACGACGCCTTCGCCGCGGCCCACCGCTCACAGCCCTCGCTGGTCGGCCTGCCGACTATCCTGCCGAGCTACGCCGGCCGCGTCATGGAGTCCGAACTCGACGTGCTGGGCTCCATCGAGGAGACGCCCGAACCCCGCGTCTACGTCCTCGGCGGCGCGAAGGTGCCCGACTCGATCGACGTCGCCTGGTCCGTCCTCGAGAAGGGGCTGGCCGATCACGTCCTCACCGCGGGCGTCGTCGGCAACGTCTTTCTCATCGCGGACGGCGTCGATCTCGGCGACGCCAGTTCCGACTTCATCTACGATCAGGGCTACTGGGACGAGATCGACCGTGCCGCCGATCTGCTCGACGCGTACGGCGACCGGATCGCACTGCCCCGTGACGTCGCCGTCGCCCGGAACGACGAGCGCCACGAACTCGGCGTCAACGCTCTCCCGCCCGGGGACGGCGAGTCCGCAATGGATATCGGCGAGTCGACGCTGGACTACTACCGGCGGATCCTCGCCGACGCGGAAACGGTGATCCTCAACGGTCCCGCCGGCGTCTTCGAAGACGAGCGCTTCCAATCGGGGACCCGACAGCTCTACGACGCCGCGACGGACAGTCCGATGAGCATCGTCGGCGGCGGCGACACCGCCTCCGCGCTGCGCAAACTCGGCGTGGACGGGTTCTCCCACGTCAGTACCGGCGGCGGTGCCGCGTTGCGGATGCTCACCGCCGAATCGCTCCCCGCCGTCACGGCACTCGAGAATGCCCCCGAACGACCCGCAGCCGACGATTGA
- a CDS encoding DUF6159 family protein, with protein sequence MSGRFRRAVTVTDASLDVFRERPRLAVLPLLSLVVVGTAYAVGGVAVLHYGLVDEVFTNRLVKYGVIFAGLAVSSSVGIFFNAAVVHCATRQFAGEEPTVRDGLAAAWAVRGRIAKWGLLSATVGTLLSVLSDNVPGVGTLTRSILDLTWGLLTFFVVPVIVTDRSDTLRSDLRRSGNAFARTWGESVTVTLGIGLALLPVALVGVCLLAVAYLSATGIAAYVMGTIGGLLLVATIVVTQVLGMIVRAALYRYATTGEPVGPLEAFSPDDIFSE encoded by the coding sequence ATGTCAGGACGATTCCGGCGCGCGGTTACGGTCACCGACGCCAGCCTCGACGTGTTCCGGGAGCGGCCCCGGCTCGCGGTTCTTCCGCTGTTGAGTCTCGTGGTCGTCGGAACTGCGTATGCAGTCGGCGGCGTCGCGGTACTTCATTACGGACTCGTCGACGAGGTGTTCACGAACCGGCTCGTCAAGTACGGCGTCATCTTCGCCGGCCTCGCCGTCTCCTCGAGCGTCGGCATCTTCTTCAACGCCGCGGTGGTCCACTGTGCCACCCGACAGTTCGCCGGCGAGGAGCCGACCGTCCGCGACGGGTTGGCCGCCGCGTGGGCGGTCCGCGGTCGGATCGCGAAGTGGGGGCTGCTGTCCGCGACCGTCGGCACTCTCCTCTCCGTCTTGTCCGACAACGTACCCGGTGTCGGAACGCTCACCCGGTCGATCCTCGACCTGACGTGGGGGCTTCTGACGTTTTTCGTCGTCCCGGTGATCGTCACTGACCGGAGCGATACGCTCCGGTCGGATCTGCGACGGAGCGGGAACGCCTTCGCTCGAACGTGGGGCGAGAGCGTGACCGTGACGCTCGGGATCGGGCTGGCGCTACTCCCGGTCGCGCTCGTCGGTGTCTGCCTCCTCGCCGTCGCGTACCTGTCTGCAACGGGCATTGCCGCGTACGTTATGGGCACGATCGGTGGCCTGCTGCTCGTCGCGACGATCGTCGTCACGCAGGTCCTCGGCATGATCGTTCGCGCCGCCCTCTACCGGTATGCGACCACCGGCGAACCGGTCGGCCCGCTCGAGGCCTTCTCGCCGGACGATATCTTCTCGGAGTGA